From Rhea pennata isolate bPtePen1 chromosome 26, bPtePen1.pri, whole genome shotgun sequence, the proteins below share one genomic window:
- the MIEN1 gene encoding migration and invasion enhancer 1, with protein MSGGAGAGAGPGPEAEAAAAAAAGPEHRVRIVVEYCEPCGFEATYQELASAVKEEYPDIEIESRLGGTGAFEIEINGQLVFSKLENGGFPYEKDLIEAIRRARNGEPLEKITNSRPPCVIL; from the exons AtgagcggcggggccggggccggggccgggcccgggcccgaggccgaggcggcggcggcggctgccgccgggCCCGAGCACCGGGTCCGCATCGTGGTAGAGTACTG CGAGCCCTGTGGGTTCGAGGCAACGTACCAGGAGCTGGCGAGCGCGGTGAAGGAGGAGTATCCCGACATTGAGATCGAGTCCAGGCTCGGGGGCACAG gTGCCTTCGAGATTGAAATTAATGGGCAGCTGGTCTTCTCCAAGCTGGAGAATGGAGGCTTTCCCTACGAGAAAGAC CTGATCGAAGCGATTCGCAGAGCGAGGAATGGGGAACCGCTCGAGAAAATCACCAACAGCCGCCCGCCGTGCGTCATCCTGTAG